cccactcaaaacaatatccctcgcattgtcttagtgatcacacgaaccaaatccaccgcacctaaacccgatcatcacgagaaaaggtgtgatttcaatggcgaacactcaaagtgttcatcatatcaaccatatgattcatgctctacctttcggtatcacgtgttccgagaccatgtctgtacatgctaggctcgtcaaggccaccttagtatccgcatgtgcaaaactgtcttgcacccgttatatgtacttattgaatctatcacacccgatcatcacgaggtgcttgaaacgacaagacttggcaacggtgctactaaggatgaacactttattatcttgagattttagtgagggatcatcttataatgctaccgtcgcgatctaagcaaaataagatgcataaaaaggattaacatcacatgcagttcatatgtgatatgatatggcccttttgttcttgcgcctttgatcttcatctccaaagcacggatatgatctccattatcttcgggcatgatctccatcatcgtcggcgtagcgtcaaggtcaatggcgccgtcttcatgattgtcctccatgtagcaactattacaactactttgaaatactactcaacatgaaatttaaagacaaccataaggctcctgccggttgccacaatacaataatgatcatctcatacatattcatcatcacattatggccatatcacatcaccaaaccctgcaaaaacaagttagacgtctctaatttggtttgcatattttacgtggtttagggttttcgagagagatctaatctacctacgaacatgaaccacaacgttgatactaatgttttcaatagaagagtaaattgaatctttactatagtaggagagacagacacccgcaaagcctcttatgcaatacaagttgcatgtcgaacgaggaacaagtctcatgaacgcggtcatgtaaagttagtccgagccgcttcatcccactatgccataaagatgcaaagtactcaaactaaagataacaagagcatcaacgcccacaaaccattgtgttctactcgtgcaacgctCTATTCATAGACCCGGgtatgataccactgtaggatttcgttggatagaaaacaaaaattttcctacggcgaacacgcaatccaagccaagatgcaatctagaagacggtagcaacgagggggtatcgagtctcacccttgaagagattccaaagcctacaagatgaggctcttgttgttgcggtagacgatcacttgccgcttgcaaaagcacgtagaagatcttgatcacgatcggttccggcgccacgaacgggcagcacctccgtactcggtcacacgttcggttgttgatgaagacgacgtccacctccccgttccagcgggcagcggaagtagtagctcctcttgaatccgacagcacgacggcgtggtgtcggtggcggtgtagaagtcggcggagcttcgctaagcaatgcgggcaatatggagtggaggagcttggctagggtttgggagggggtggccggccactctatgggggcggccagcttatggtcttggggtggccggcccctcccttggcccctcattatataggtggatcccaagtgttggtgtccaagtcttcgaataagacccgaaaccaaaaccttccataggaggggggaaacctagcccaactaggactcccacccaaaggtgggattcccacctcccatgtggggggtggccggcccctatggtggagtccacttgggactccaccccatctagggctggccggccatggaggtggagtcccttgtggactccaccttccttggtggtttcttccggacttttctagaaccttctagaaccttccatagaaccttccgcgacattttatttcacataaaatgacatcctatatatgaatcttattctaggaccattccggaactcctcgtgatgtccgggatctcatccgggactccgaacaaatattcgaactctattccataattcaagtgctaccatttcaacatccaactttaagtgtgtcaccctacggttcgagaactatgcggacatggttgagtactcactccgaccaataaccaatagcgggatctggagatccataatggctcccacatattcaacgatgactttagtgatcgaatgaaccatacacatatattaccaattccctttgtctcgcgatattttacttgtccgaggtttgatcttcggtatcactctataccttgttcaacctcgtctcctgacaagtactctttactcgtaccgtggtatgtggtctcttatgaactcattcatatgcttgcaagacattagacgacattccaccgagagggcccagagtatatctatccgtcatcgggatggacaaatcccactgttgatccatatgcctcaactcatactttccggatacttaatcccacctttatagccacccatttacgcagtggtgtttggtgtaatcaaagtacctttccgatataagtgatttacatgatctcatggtcataaggactaggtaactatgtattgaaagcttatagcaaataacttaatgacgagatcttatgctacgcttaattgggtgtgtccattatatcattcacacaatgacataaccttgttattaataacatccaatgttcatgattatgaaactaatcatccattaatcaacaagctagtttaagaggcatactagggacttcttgtttgtctacatatcacacatgtactaatgtttcggttaatacaattctagcatgatatataaacatttatcataaacataaagatataaataataaccactttattattgcctctagggcatatctccttcactttgtaatatgcatgacatcaaggcagtgaggtgtatcgagaattttccagtacggcaagtcccaaaacatggacctccttttccatacaccaatgagcggcgtcgtttcctttttcttcttcttcttctctccaggcttttgacgaatctttcccggcgcagggcactccttccaacctttcagtaatgtatcgatctcttcgccgctcttcttacgtggaggtcctcggggttcatttgtaccatcgaacagatctccacgctttctccacgggtcagtcttctgtagccaccttcgatgccccatgtaaactgttttcgaagagtcgggatccttaccaagctgcaaaaacatcgtctcttccatgcacctgacacatgccttgtgtccatggcacacctggcacgaaatgtaaccgtatccaaggtagtcctgcaccgtcgtgatcaacgcggctctcaaagggaaatattcttccgcgatggcgtcccatgtatctaccccttcctccgcccacaacgtttcaagctcctcatttaatagttcaagatacatgttgatatcgtttcctggctgtgtcggcccttgaattagcatactcatctgtatgtacttcctcttcatgcacagccagggcgggaggttgtagatccatacaaacacgggccatgtgctatgtgtgctgctctggtttccgaacggattgaatccgtccgtgctcgcacccaacctgatgtttctgggatctgccccaaaacttccgaattcattgtctaatgctttccactggcttgcatccgaagggtgcgtcagcattGGGTGCGCAATCCGCtgttcatcattcaacactgcctcctttctttctgcgtgccagcgcatgagctttgcttccttgaggtccgcgtagaaccgttgaagccggggggcgagcgggaagtaccacacaactttccgaggagctttcttcttccctttcttgtaccgttcagcttcacacacaggacatttggtcttgtccatgtgctccttgcgatacatgatacagtcgttgatgcaggcgtgatacttttcgtggggtaagtcgagagggcacgtgattctcttggcctcggctagactaccaggacacgtgttcccagcaggaaggagatctttcacgtattccaggatgtcatcgacgcttgtgtccgtccatccgtgtttcgccttcatctgcagcacatcgagagctactctcaagcgagactcccccaacccgcgacctgagtcgtacaacggagtattcgagtctatctcgagttgctcaagctttgatttccgcttggcgcctttcgtcttttcgagaagcagatcttgaagatgagggtcccgcacgactgaagctagcggcacctcttcgtcgtcgtcaaggttattgtcatcgtcaaggttatcgtcctgtgcgacaagctcttcatcgtcatcaatatcatgatgccctccttcttgccggccattattaccacctgctgccgtcgccccattgacctccgcgccatcatcactcatccattgagtgtgtccatgcatgaaaccattagtgagcaggtgcccctgcaatttgcctgaatacgggtcaaaccatttccctcgtttgcatctccggcacggacacaatacctccgtgcggttattttcatacatgtcgatgatcgcgtgtttcagatatctcatcacgatgctttcacacatctcgataaccattatcgcctgcatggtaagattacataattgattagaaccatgcatccgtcggtagttttcacggaaaatttcggcatgaccttcctacacggtaggacataggagcgccagaaatgtgccgaaacggaaacttaaagaatcaacatttcggcgcaacgttggcaactcattttcaacgccaacacacacaagcacaagcacaaacacaacatatatatatgccacacacgagctttgcttcaaattaatgtccaatatacattgatttcattcctcaatttggtcattaatcacctattggtttgatatactcgtcaacaagatcgggacgtcgcgccgctaccacggcgtatggaagccgactttctagatctagatctagattgagcggtcaatgcgggatagtagatctagatctacatagggggatgtgggagatgcatgtaggaagggaatatttggtaaaaaaatatgattttgtttggtcaaattggctaaatttggggtagaaatgggcaaaaaataggtgggttggaagaagggtcgggttgtgtggaggagtgaGTGTAGGGCttgtgagtgctggttggtggctgaaataactcccaggttactgccggcgcaccaggacctgggtgcgccggcagtatataaGCCATCCGGCTATATACGCTTCGAGGCCGAGCCCACGAAACAttgcggcgcaccagcccaggagcgcgccggcaatagcaaattaccaccggcgcgctcctgggctggtgcgccggcaatgtttcgtgggcctggcccgaattggGCGAGGCCATGCCAGGAAAAAGCGCCGGCGCGTCGAATCCAATGGTGCGCCGGTAGTGGGcaggcatcgccggcgcggctagTATTTGGTGCACCGGCAGCACGTTCCACTTGCCCGAATCCAATGGTGCGCAATGTttcgtgggcctggcccgaatccaaTGGTGCGCCGGTAGTGGGCAGGCATCGCCGGCGCATGcatagggtggtgcgccggcaccacttgcctccacctataggcttttccctagtagtgacaGGTACCTCGACGAGACCCTTGAGCTTATCAGACCAAAAGGGGGCTAGAAGCAACGACATACCAAGCTCAAAATGGACATGGCGGCACTGGAGTAGCACAGAGACATCACGACAGCGAGAGACACAAGGTTACCCAGGTTTAGAGCCCTCGTGTTGAGGTAAAACCACTACATCCTGCTTTGGAGTTGTATTGATCTTGTTCCGAGAGGAGTATGGTGTTacaaggtggtggtggtgttatTCCTCAGATATAGATGCGATCTGCTCTAGGTTGAAGACGATGTCATCTAGAGGGCATctaaacactactaggaaaatgcttatagccgcacttcttaccgccggcgagtacgatttaaagatgccggcggtaaggcCTTTTAGGCCCGCCTCGtattaccgccggcgagtttAAATAGGGTCGCTGGGGGTACGACACTTACCGCCGGCGAAATGGAATCGAAAATGCTGGTGGTAAGGTGGGCTGAGACCACCCGGACAGGCCTCCAATTACCGCCGGCGATTTGGACTCGTAAATGCCAGGGATAATACAATTACCGCCGGCGAGATGGATTTGCAAGCGCCAGGGGTAACTTAGTCTGTTGTGGGTTATTTTGGGCCAAAATTACCGCCGGCGTTCCCGTTTCATTTTCGCCGACCGTCGAGAGGCCCCCGCGAGCGAGCAACGGTGCCGGCCCAACCTCCCCACATCCCCCGTCCTTCCTGGCCCAACCTCCCCACGTCCCCCATTCCTCCTCACGCTCTCCCCTCCTCTCCCCCTCCCCACCAGTGGTGCCACCGCCACCTCGCAGCGGTGCGTCTTCCGCGCGGCGATGAGGATCTTCGACCTGCTCGAGCTCGTCGGCGAGGCCTCGGGCAAGGAGGCCGTCGCCAAGGTCGCCAAGGAGGTCGTCCCGCGGTCCCTCTCCAAGGACGAGAAGAAGCAGCtctacgagctcaagaagaagcagTTGCAGCAGGaggagctcctcctcaagcagcaGCAGGAGGGCCAGCACCATCAGCCCCAGCAGCAGCACCCGGATGCTGGTGGTACGCGCCTCGATCTCCCTCCCTCGATCCCTCTAGAATCTACCTGGTCCCGATCCATCTGTCTTGGGTTAGATTCCACTTCCTGGTCGCGGCTTTGGGGAGTTTAATTTCGGTCGGATAGTTTGGTACTGCTGGGTTATGGATAGATCGACTGCCCCGCCTGTGTAGATTCATTCTAGATCTTGTGTTCTAGGGGAGGCAACCAGATCCAGTGATTAGGTTTTGCATATTGATTCTCGTCCTGCGTTTCTATCTCTGCAGAATCTAGCGgactaatgttcatctactcctaATAAATTAGTTTGGTTTCTCATATGCCATATCTGATCATTGTCATACAATGAATGTTTCCAAGTCGATATGTTTGCTTCATACTCAATCTCATGTACTAATGCTTGCATGTTTCTTACTAATTGATCTCAGCACGTAATTTATGTTTCCATGTAAATACTCTCTGCCATCTAATCATGTGATGCAATGAATGTTTCCTAATTTACACATCTCAGGCACTGCAATGATAGACCACATTTTTTGCCTCTGTTACATCTGTCTGCTGATTGCACTTTTTTGGTAGTGGATTACAGTCAAAGCCTTTGTTCTCTACATATATTATTTGATTACGTTTTTTTGAACTTACATATACAAATGTTTTGCTCAGAATTACTGAGCCAATGCAGTGACTTCTCATATGCAAGATAATTGTGACACCCAAGAGTGAAATCATCTCATCCTCAATCTCTTCAAATTGCCTTCTAAACATAAATGCTGCCATGGTAACTCCTTAGATGGTAGGTCACTTATCTTGTTATTTCATGATGTTGCAGTGTTGTTTGGCCGGAATCGGAGACGAACGTGGCGGAGGCAAGCAGCAAGGAGAAGCAGCCCCCAGGTGCTCCTGGGCAGCGAGGAAGAGGATCGAGCGGAGCGCGATTTGGGGATCATGGAGTGAACCTAGAGGAATATTTTGTGCGGAGGAGCACGTCGGAGCAAAATTGTAATTACTGTCTAGTTTAAATACAATTATGTAGAGAAACTTTGGATCGTATAGAATAAAGAGCGTATAGCATAAAGAGTGAATTTGTTTTTATTCTATATCTGAAGGTTTTGTGATTTAATGTCAGTTTTTTTTAAAATCCTAAAATACATACCGCTGGCATATAGGGCTGTTTGCTGGTGGTAACTTAAATTACCGCTGGCGAGCTGGGAGGTGCCGGTGGTACCTATTACCGCCAGCGAGTTGGGAAAACTGCCGGGGGTATTTCCACCTTACCGCTGGCGCTTACGAATATGCCGGCGGTAGCactttaccaccggcgaggttatCGCCGGCGAATTCGAAAGTGCTGGCGGTAAGCCTTTTTAGGgtgccggcggtaagccttttcCCAGTAGTGAAAGAGGATCCGAGGGGATGGAATTGGATCCCTTCTACTGGGCGGTTGCCCCTCCTTTTATAGTGGCGTTGGCCCTCCTCTCCAAGAAAACTTGGCAGAGGCATAACCACAGAGCAACCCAAGGAAGGGAACAAATGTCCCTCACTAAACCCACAGCCATTCCAACTGCCTAGGTCCACCAAGAGAGGATGTCGACATCCCTGTTGTACTGGCACGGTCCACCCCGATCCTTTTGGGAAAGGAGGCAACAGCCAGTTCACTTTATGCGGGCAAACTTGGACCTTCTCTTATCTTCTGGGTGCGTCATGGCTAGCGTCACCCCCTTTAGCTTCATCCTACGTGACTGATCCGCGGAGGTATCTTGAACAACATCTTCTGTGATTTCTCTCGCGGAGATAAGCTCCGTGAGGCCTTCTAGTAGCCTGAAATGACTAAGTCCTGGACCTCTTGCGAGAGATCCTTGGCGAGATGCCCCCCTTCTCGCGGAGACCTTATGTCTCTTGGAGAGGGGTTCCTTGTCTTTTGTTCATGGGCCACCGTGAGGGCCCAACAACAGGTGTAACATGGTACCCTAGGGAACAATTAAAATTTGAATGCATGAAATATGGAGATAAAAATGTTTTATGAGAATTAGACACGGGCTCGGTTGCTCCTGATCATTCGAatacactttggtgtctcataaaatGTGAAATATTCTTTCGGTAGAGGTTAACATTTCTGTCGATAGCGAGATGCATGTGGTGACTTTGTCAATCTCAAAACCCGGTAGATCAGTTTGTAGACTTGGACTCTCAAAGCTGCTCACAAAAGTAGGACGCATGTGTTTAGGGGAAAAAAGGCAATATAATCGTACTAAGGCAAGAGAAATAAAAAGTTTATCGATGATCTACTGGACATGTATAGATAAGCAGCAGGAATCAGTATGATGCCAGGcaaacttagggcatctccagcggcgcgacgcagcgaccgtttgcgtccgcgcgtaccggaaatgcgtctggcaccacctccagcggggcgacgcaaagtgaccggaccgtccgcggagatgcaaacctggcccaaatatgcgtcaggtttgcgtctccgcggacgctcggcgatCGCACCTAGCGTCCGCTCGCTTCTCCACGGGCCCTCATGGCAGCGACCCAGGTTCGATCGGCCTCGAATTCACAACGCGCGCCGGTGTGGCAACCGCGAAGAGCAACCGCCGCCATGGAGCGtcgaaccgccgcggaagagcaaccgccggcctcttcgttatacgcgccgccgttaatccccgcacattataacccccgcgtctacggtaattcaagttcaacctcctcttgttcttcttctccaacaccggcacgccatgagcgacgacacgctgccgtccgactcggagagcgagggcaagtcgcccggatttctgcattggtgggaatcccctgcgacgccaagcgatccgggctccacgcccagcgaccctgcctccacaccgagtgaggaggaggaggacggaggcggcaatggcagcgaaggccatgaggaggacggaggcggcgctgccaggaacgccgaggacgaggaggagggccaggaggaggaagaggactccgacaccaagttcgcccggttggaggcgcatgaggcggcggacgacaaggcggcggcaaggaagaagtccaggggCTGGGCAAGGGCGCTAGCGCGGGCGGCGcgtcgtcgtccgttcaccgacAACGGCGACGAAGACGCCATTTCTTCCAGTTTCAACTCCTCGACGGGCGAGTCGTCCTCCagttccgacgaggaggtgacaagcaagagacGCAGGAGTTTCGACGACGAGGCAGGGACTTCTAACAAGAGGGCCAAAAAATAGttttagtttatatgttttttaatttgttcttctttgtatgttaaatatgtttgaatctaGTCGTATCCGATTAATTATTTAGGCTATAATCTATTTGATTGGAGCAACATGACATCATTGCGTACTACTTTTTCGCGTTTAAACTTGATCATTCAACAAATTTGAAAATAAGTAGCACAAAAAAAAATACTTgcatgtccaaaatgcgtcggaccgctggaggtagtccccgatgcaaacggacatttcgccaCTGGCGGTCATTTTGGCGCCCGTCAGACGACGAAACGGACGCCAGCGGACAATTTGGACGTCTGAAATGAGTCGCGCCGATGGAGATGCCCTTAACACAAATCAACTCATCATCAGCATGCACAAACATGTCATTAGCAACCTAGGAGCGTAGGCA
This region of Lolium perenne isolate Kyuss_39 chromosome 2, Kyuss_2.0, whole genome shotgun sequence genomic DNA includes:
- the LOC127335974 gene encoding uncharacterized protein → MRIFDLLELVGEASGKEAVAKVAKEVVPRSLSKDEKKQLYELKKKQLQQEELLLKQQQEGQHHQPQQQHPDAGVLFGRNRRRTWRRQAARRSSPQVLLGSEEEDRAERDLGIME